One Phaseolus vulgaris cultivar G19833 chromosome 4, P. vulgaris v2.0, whole genome shotgun sequence DNA window includes the following coding sequences:
- the LOC137837438 gene encoding uncharacterized protein: MAHFSSGESSKPCSPQKAALYEDLKNVKQSNAHYLEVIRKMEARLQSLELNREEMHQNRERRTPPPSRHSSRHSHGYYEDNPRPRHHHHEERRQHVAGPCSPNVKLPSFSGESDPNVYLGWEAKVDQIFDVNGVRDEHRVKLASLEFLDYAMQWWHRYLMDIELHKRPPMVSWNDLKACLRARFVPPHFRKDLMLKLQRFHQGALSVDDYFKQLDTLLIRVNMDESDEAKIARFVSGLRRDIQDVVELQEYSSLENVVHLASKIENQLARKNAFKNSSKDNYYHSSWKNKNNSFSNIPSKDSTFKPRESKPSTSNSRPKSPPKSSSKKCFKCLSYGHIASNCPTKRTMYMHDGVDSSEHESESSRHSSPSRSPSESESESPHEGDLLVIRRMLGQVLKPFDETQRENIFHSRCLINDRVCSLIVDGGSCANVASTRVVEKLGLPTISHAKPYKLQWLSEVGEIVVNKQVLITFSIGKYKDEVLCDVVPMEATHILLGRPWQFDRKVFHDGFTNKMSFNFHGHKVILKPLSPKEVHEDQVKMREKTEKENDIKNFKRSLLMSTQQVTKVIVTQKPIFLAIPRTIECESAKDSPTCLDNLVKEYEDMFQDPPKGLPPLRGIEHQIDFMLRVSLPNSPV; encoded by the coding sequence atggctcatttctctagtggagagtcctccaaaccgtgctcaccacaaaaggcagccctttatgaggacttaaagaatgtcaagcaatccaatgctcactatcttgaggtgataaggaagatggaagcacggctccaaagtttggagttaaaccgagaagaaatgcatcaaaaccgtgagagaagaactcctcctcctagtcggcattcttcaaggcactcccatggttattatgaagataatccaaggccaagacatcatcaccatgaagagaggcgccaacatgtggctggcccttgttctcctaatgtaaaacttcctagttttagtggtgaaagtgatcccaatgtatacttaggatgggaggctaaggttgaccaaatttttgatgtaaatggggttagggatgagcatagggttaagttagcttctttagaatttttggactatgccatgcaatggtggcatcgatatctcatggacattgaactacacaagaggccgcccatggtctcttggaacgatttgaaagcatgtttacgcgctagattcgtacccccacactttaggaaagaccttatgttgaaactccaacggtttcatcaaggcgcactaagtgtggatgattactttaaacaactagacacgcttttaattcgagttaatatggatgagagtgatgaagctaagatagctaggtttgtgagtggccttcgaagggacattcaagacgtggtagagttacaagaatattcttctttggaaaatgtggtgcaccttgctagcaaaattgaaaatcaacttgcaaggaaaaatgctttcaaaaattcttctaaggataactactaccactcttcttggaaaaataaaaataactctttttcaaatatcccttctaaggactctactttcaaacctagagagtctaagccttccacttccaattctaggcctaaatcaccacctaaatcgtctagtaagaagtgttttaaatgtttaagctatggacatattgcttctaattgccctactaaacgaactatgtatatgcatgatggggtagatagtagtgagcatgagtccgaatcttctagacattcctcaccttctagatccccaagtgagagtgaaagtgaaagcccacatgagggtgacctattagtaataagacgcatgcttggtcaagttttaaaaccttttgatgaaactcaaagagaaaatatttttcattcaaggtgtcttattaatgatagagtatgctctttgattgtggatggggggagttgtgcgaatgtggcaagcacaagagtggtagaaaaacttggattacctaccatctctcatgccaagccctacaaattacaatggttaagtgaggtaggtgagattgttgttaacaagcaagtcctcattacattttctattggtaaatataaagatgaggtcttgtgtgatgttgtcccaatggaagccacacatattcttttaggtaggccatggcaatttgatagaaaagtttttcatgatggctttaccaacaaaatgtcttttaacttccatgggcacaaagtcattcttaagcctctctctccaaaggaagttcatgaggaccaagttaaaatgagagaaaagacagagaaagaaaatgatataaaaaatttcaagagaagccttctcatgtccacacaacaagttacaaaggtaatagttactcaaaagcctatttttttagctattcctaggactattgaatgtgagtcggctaaggatagtcccacatgtttggacaatttggtaaaagaatatgaagatatgtttcaagatcctcctaaaggcttaccacctctaagagggattgaacaccaaatagacttcatgctcagggtttctttaccaaatagccctgtatag